The Pocillopora verrucosa isolate sample1 chromosome 2, ASM3666991v2, whole genome shotgun sequence genome has a segment encoding these proteins:
- the LOC131790775 gene encoding uncharacterized protein: MSCTRVVFVSFVYLAVLLGPVESGGKFMLKKNNDGTYLLVPAPANASTESTVDLNNLPPIAVASSTPMEAPGVNSQSPPVPGRQNSPATPVPAGVKPPAQPAPSPPSPVGCISGSQCKVKVSQNMMTLALKGRDGASGKPGSKGAQGSPGPPGPAGPKGPNGEPGVCAPSPFQCSPGVIATLQKKIMELEKMCKKGGLGGPGHPDKPKCGLGRCADNPATNCQEIYTKDRGAVSGAYWIKGKSKPFQTHCEMIRVEPKGDILNPDKPATALGGWTLVARINGGKDEFSPVSDNWANTKTFNAESSPDTTQKTSMKNEGWSTVTCNKILVCLSGPTTSCAPFTHNKNMSLTHLFKTQFGVVPSEQYTFATLLKAFGKSCDLSVLRQGWCGLNLANTCNPQKDNPNITPVKTTHIARIGCIGDQQATCFPDDFAFGVGVSSCKDGYGCSAVGKSKNLHYRCNYVHGTLMETAYLYVQ; encoded by the exons ATGAGCTGCACGcgggttgtttttgtttccttcgtTTATCTGGCGGTCCTTCTTGGGCCGGTTGAGTCTGGTGGAAAATTTATGCTGAAAAAGAACAACGATGGAACATATCTGCTTGTACCAGCGCCTGCTAACGCCAGTACAGAATCGACTGTAGATCTTAACAACCTTCCTCCCATTGCTGTGGCGAGTAGTACCCCTATGGAGGCCCCTGGAGTAAATTCTCAGTCGCCTCCTGTACCCGGGCGGCAAAACAGCCCGGCCACACCGGTGCCTGCAGGAGTTAAG CCACCAGCACAACCAGCTCCCTCGCCACCTTCCCCTGTTGGATGTATCAGTGGCTCTCAGTGTAAAGTGAAGGTCTCACAG aatatGATGACTCTTGCTCTGAAGGGAAGAGACGGGGCGAGTGGAAAACCTGGTTCGAAG GGAGCCCAAGGATCACCCGGACCTCCTGGACCAGCAGGACCTAAG GGCCCAAATGGTGAACCAGGTGTCTGTGCACCATCTCCG TTTCAGTGTTCTCCTGGCGTGATAGCCACTCTTCAAAAAAAGATCATGGAGCTGGAAAAGATGTGCAAG AAGGGCGGCTTAGGCGGACCTGGTCACCCGGACAAACCAAAGTGTGGCTTGGGAAGATG TGCTGATAATCCAGCGACCAACTGCCAGGAGATATACACAAAGGACCGTGGGGCTGTAAGCGGGGCTTATTGGATAAAGGGCAAATCAAAACCCTTTCAG ACTCATTGTGAAATGATTCGTGTGGAGCCAAAAGGAGACATTCTCAATCCAGATAAACCGGCCACAGCGCTGGGAGGCTGGACCCTGGTAGCTCGGATTAACGGTGGCAAAGACGAATTTTCTCCCGTCAGTGATAACTGGGCAAATACAAAAACGTTCAATGCTGAAAGTTCACCCGACACGACTCAAAAGACATCGATGAAAAACGAAGGCTGGTCAACAGTGACCTGTAACAAGATACTGGTATGCTTATCAGGTCCCACAACAAGCTGCGCACCGTTCACTCACAACAAAAACATGTCTCTGACACATCTGTTCAAAACACAGTTTGGCGTTGTTCCATCGGAGCAGTATACCTTCGCCActcttttaaaagcttttggTAAAAGTTGCGACTTGTCCGTTCTTAGGCAAGGCTGGTGTGGGTTAAATTTAGCCAATACCTGTAATCCTCAAAAGGACAACCCTAACATCACTCCTGTTAAGACAACCCATATTGCCAGGATAGGTTGCATTGGCGACCAACAGGCTACATGCTTTCCTGATGATTTTGCCTTCGGTGTCGGAGTCAGCTCGTGCAAGGATGGCTATGGTTGCTCAGCGGTCGGAAAATCAAAAAATCTTCATTATCGTTGTAATTACGTTCATGGAACATTGATGGAGACTGCTTATCTTTATGTTCAATAA
- the LOC131790776 gene encoding general transcription factor IIE subunit 1-like: MNGSTIDEQELLTVVPPELKRLCKKVVRGFYESEHVAIINVLTNSQYPCLQEDDLIRLLSFDKKQLRQSLVRLKNEKLIKQRVHKEKNPETGALISFNYYFINYKVFVNVVKYKLDHVRKKIESEEKQAKNRPSFLCTQCSKKYSDLEVDRLFDLETGQLKCTLCEGLVEEDSAMIKQSNTSRTNLARFNEQMEPIFQLLRECEHINLAPAILEPEPQAAQFTGGSHVSRPSGHRGSKPSWANDAAGGSDVSGPGIKIDIMGEKGDEDLGNVKPRTKEAPIWITQSTVLPASGAKNETVATGQTHPGELQNKKRIGSGKDDEILAELLVHESVNKKPRLDINEALGEGGDDDSDSGSDESDFETPTPGPATKESEVTESMEIHSESDQEDEEAHEIKIGDKMVPVHDVTEEMLKQMTPDEHEAYTKTLQHVYSQLY, encoded by the coding sequence ATGAATGGATCAACTATTGACGAGCAAGAATTACTGACTGTGGTTCCTCCAGAACTCAAACGGCTTTGTAAAAAGGTCGTGCGAGGGTTCTACGAGAGTGAACACGTGGCTATTATCAATGTATTAACAAACTCGCAATATCCATGTTTACAAGAAGACGATTTGATCCGACTGCTTAGCTTTGACAAGAAGCAGCTTCGCCAAAGTTTAGTACgtttaaagaatgaaaaactcATAAAGCAAAGAGTTCACAAGGAAAAGAATCCAGAAACCGGGGCTCTCATTAGTTTCAACTACTACTTCATTAACTACAAGGTGTTTGTAAATGTTGTTAAATACAAGCTTGACCACGTGAGGAAGAAGATTGAAAGCGAAGAAAAGCAAGCCAAAAATCGTCCGTCATTTCTATGCACACAGTGCTCGAAAAAATATTCTGATCTAGAGGTTGATCGCTTGTTCGATTTAGAGACAGGTCAATTAAAGTGCACTCTCTGCGAGGGACTTGTGGAAGAAGATTCTGCCATGATTAAACAAAGTAACACATCACGAACCAATTTGGCTCGCTTTAATGAACAAATGGAGCCAATTTTTCAACTGCTGAGGGAATGCGAACACATCAATCTGGCGCCAGCCATTCTAGAGCCAGAACCACAGGCTGCCCAGTTTACTGGTGGGAGCCATGTGTCTCGCCCATCAGGTCACCGTGGGAGTAAACCATCTTGGGCAAATGATGCAGCAGGAGGTAGTGATGTTAGTGGACCAGGTATCAAGATAGACATCATGGGAGAGAAGGGTGATGAAGATTTAGGAAATGTTAAACCACGGACTAAAGAGGCACCAATATGGATTACACAGAGCACAGTATTACCAGCTTCAGGTGCTAAGAACGAGACAGTTGCTACTGGACAAACCCATCCTGGTGAATTACAGAACAAAAAACGGATTGGTTCTGGTAAAGATGATGAAATCCTTGCTGAATTATTAGTGCATGAGTCAGTAAACAAGAAACCACGCCTAGACATCAATGAAGCCCTTGGTGAGGGGGGAGATGATGATAGCGACTCTGGAAGTGATGAATCAGACTTTGAGACACCAACTCCAGGGCCTGCCACAAAAGAAAGTGAAGTAACAGAATCCATGGAGATTCACTCAGAAAGTGATCAGGAGGATGAAGAAGCACATGAAATTAAAATAGGAGACAAAATGGTGCCAGTGCATGATGTTACTGaggaaatgttaaaacaaatgaCACCAGATGAACATGAGGCATACACCAAAACACTACAGCATGTTTATAGCCAGTTATATTAG
- the LOC131790779 gene encoding eukaryotic translation initiation factor 3 subunit H-like, whose protein sequence is MAERGGSSFSNSSLSGSSSRIDSVQVEGLVVLKIIKHCQDERSAGEVVQGVLLGLIQNNKLEITNCFPFPSSRAGDDDDEDDVNYQMEMMRRLRAVNVDHLHVGWYQSTYLGSFINRNLLDSQFSYQSSIEESVVLIYDPLKTSQGMLSLKVFRLSDKMMSMYKDEEFSAEKLAKSGLSFEAMFEEIPLVIRNSSLINSLLCEVEVLSPHTQTDNFLSLSTGSYLEKNVRLLMATVDELCQDANKFNNHLRNVARQQQQKEAYIQRRQGENAQRNSRGDPPLPEEDLSKIFKPLQSPSRLDYLLLSQQVNTYSKQVNQFATHSFGKLFLAQALQDNEK, encoded by the exons GTTGtgttgaaaattatcaaacactGCCAAGATGAAAGATCAGCTGGCGAGGTTGTTCAAGGAGTTTTACTTGGATTGATTCAGAATAACAAACTTGAGATAACAAACTGCTTCCCTTTCCCCTCTTCGAGAgctggtgatgatgatgatgaggatgatg TAAACTACCAAATGGAGATGATGCGTCGGCTACGGGCTGTAAATGTGGACCATTTGCATGTTGGATGGTATCAATCAACATACCTTGGCTCATTTATCAATAGAAATTTACTTGACTCTCAGTTCAGTTATCAGAGTTCAATTGAAGAATCTGTCGTACTTATCTATG ATCCGCTCAAGACTTCACAAGGAATGTTGTCTCTCAAAGTATTCCGTTTGTCTGACAAAATGATGTCAATGTACAAAGATGAAGAATTTAGTGCTGAAAA GCTTGCAAAGAGTGGTCTTAGTTTTGAAGCCATGTTTGAAGAGATTCCTCTTGTGATAAGGAATTCTTCCCTCATCAATTCTCTGTTGTGTGAAGTCGAGGTATTATCACCTCACACGCAAACAGACAATTTTCTGAGCCTCTCTACAGG tTCCTATTTAGAAAAGAATGTTCGGCTGCTCATGGCAACTGTAGACGAACTTTGTCAAGATGCCAATAAATTCAACAATCATCTGCGAAATGTAGCAAGGcaacaacaacagaaagaaGCTTACATTCAGAGAAGG CAAGGGGAAAATGCTCAGAGGAATTCTCGGGGAGACCCTCCCTTACCAGAGGAAGATTTGTCAAAGATATTTAAACCACTGCAGTCACCATCTCGACTTGATTACCTTCTGTTATCTCAACAAGTTAACACATACAGTAAACAAGTGAATCAGTTTGCCACTCACAGCTTTGGTAAGCTGTTTCTTGCACAAGCTCTGCAGGATAATGAAAAATAG